A single genomic interval of Natranaerovirga pectinivora harbors:
- a CDS encoding sodium/glutamate symporter, translating into MTADSIGFSLLLLGLFLVIGKWIRIGTPLLQDLFLPSSLVAGLIALFLGPEIFGKLIGVNVFPDFVLDTWSFLPGLMINIVFAALFIGKKIPNIKSVWELAGPQVILGYIISFGQYAIGLLLSIFILSPIFGTNPMAGALIEIGFVGGHGTAAGLRDTFDEVGFAEGADLAIGLATVGVLGGVLIGIALINWGIRKKKLTNVIKTLDRSALEKKGLIELDTREPAGFISTRTESIEPLSLHLGYICIAVLMGYGLLQGLIWIEHITWGTMTGVYLLKYVPLFPLAMVGGIIIQLVLEKSDRYSTVDRDIINRIQGLALDILIVSALATLSLTVIGENFYSFLILSLGGILWTLFAFIYLAPKLIPDYWFERGIGDFGQSMGVTATGLLLMRVTDPDNKTPALESFGYKQLLFELFVGGGLFTAASIPLIFQFGPMTVFIITLVITLISILCGFKLYGKK; encoded by the coding sequence ATGACTGCAGATTCAATAGGTTTTAGCCTGCTTTTATTAGGCTTATTTCTTGTTATAGGTAAATGGATTAGAATAGGAACGCCTTTACTACAAGACTTATTTTTACCAAGTTCTTTAGTAGCAGGGTTAATTGCATTATTTTTAGGACCAGAAATTTTTGGCAAGCTAATTGGCGTAAATGTATTTCCTGATTTTGTTTTAGATACTTGGAGCTTTTTGCCTGGACTTATGATTAATATTGTTTTTGCTGCTCTTTTTATAGGCAAAAAAATTCCAAATATAAAAAGCGTCTGGGAACTAGCAGGTCCACAAGTAATTTTAGGATATATTATTTCTTTTGGACAATATGCCATTGGCTTACTGTTATCAATATTCATACTCTCACCTATATTTGGAACAAACCCAATGGCAGGTGCATTGATTGAAATTGGATTCGTTGGTGGCCACGGCACTGCTGCAGGACTAAGAGACACCTTTGATGAAGTAGGCTTTGCCGAAGGTGCAGATTTAGCAATTGGACTGGCAACAGTAGGCGTATTAGGAGGCGTTTTAATAGGAATTGCTTTAATTAATTGGGGCATTAGGAAAAAGAAATTAACAAATGTTATTAAAACCCTAGATAGAAGCGCACTAGAGAAGAAAGGCTTAATAGAATTGGATACAAGAGAGCCTGCAGGTTTTATAAGTACAAGAACAGAATCCATAGAACCTTTATCATTACACTTAGGCTATATTTGTATAGCCGTATTAATGGGTTATGGTTTATTACAAGGGTTAATTTGGATAGAACATATCACTTGGGGCACTATGACAGGTGTTTATTTATTAAAGTATGTACCTCTTTTCCCCTTAGCAATGGTTGGAGGTATTATCATTCAGTTGGTCTTAGAAAAATCAGATCGGTACAGCACAGTTGATAGAGACATTATTAATAGAATTCAAGGATTAGCTTTGGATATCCTTATTGTTAGTGCTTTAGCTACTCTTTCTTTAACGGTAATAGGAGAAAACTTTTATTCCTTTTTAATACTTTCACTAGGTGGTATTTTATGGACTTTATTTGCTTTTATATACCTAGCACCAAAATTAATACCTGATTACTGGTTTGAGCGAGGCATCGGTGATTTCGGCCAATCTATGGGCGTCACGGCAACTGGTTTATTATTAATGCGTGTTACTGACCCAGATAATAAAACCCCTGCCTTAGAAAGCTTTGGATACAAACAACTTCTTTTTGAACTTTTTGTAGGTGGAGGCCTTTTCACAGCCGCATCAATTCCACTCATTTTTCAATTTGGCCCTATGACCGTTTTTATAATTACTTTAGTTATTACACTCATTTCTATTTTATGTGGTTTTAAACTGTATGGCAAAAAATAA